The DNA segment GGTATGCCAGACAGTCTCGTATGCATGTGTCCGGccctgcttcttcgtcagcGCGTACTGTGGATTGTGCATATGGTCTGAGCGACGCATAGCGTGCTGGAGATCTGTATCGTGCAATCTATTCATGTCTGTAGCATTATtcgctcttgctgctcttcggCTGCGTTGGGCCCAGCATCAGCTCGTCCGCCCTCTTTCGTGTGTGCAATGCCCTATGCGTTCTTCCGAAAGGACACTTTCTCCACTCCCACGTTCTCGTTCCCTTCGGCATCTTTCTTTAGCTGGTATACATAGAGCACCAGAACATCTCCTTGTACATCCATCAGCACGAACGAAGGAGTGTTggcgtcgtcttcatcatcccCGCCCAATGTCTCGTCTGACCACGACACAGCACCAGTTGCGCTGCCTGGGTTGACGAAGAATTTGCCCTCCATCTCGTATGCTTCGAATTTGCACGTCCCACCCCAACATAGCACATCCACATCCATCTGTCGTGCGGCAATGAGCAGGGCATCGGGGTCTCCGGGCGGAATGATACTGTCGCCGTGTGTGAAGCCGATTCGCAAGCTGCCGTGCGTGACGACCTTGCTCAACGCGGTGGGAATGGGAAAGCCAGCGCCTGGAGCCGTATTGGGTCCATCTTGCGCGCTCGTGGATGCAAGGGGAATATCAAAGTCGCCCTTTACGAGTTGGAGATCGGGTGCGAGGTTGCGGAGGAAGTGGTAGACGGAGGGCGAGGTCAGGTTTCCGAGGCAGAGAATCTGCGAGATCTTGCCAGGCGTCAAAAGTTTCTTGAACTGTGTGCCGTTCACATCAGCAGGCGGTTCGCGTATCAAGGGCTACGAGAGGCGTATACCTTTGCGGGAATGTCCTAGCAGCCTGTCAGCCAGGCCACACGCAGCACCATCATGGCGGCGTCGTCAAGCTCACGATTGCGCGATCGGGGATGAACAGGTCGCCAAGGACCAGTACTAATCGCGAGGCCATGTTGAAGATGTGTAGTGTTGTCTGTCTACGTTCTCTGCCTAGCTGTGCCTACCTGCTGTGTCGCTGATGCTCGGCCGACTTGCCGCGTCTGCCTTCCGCGCAGTGTCCGATGCCGGGCTCCGAATGCAAATACTCTCTGCCCACTGCCATTGATGACACGCGATATTGCCCCCAAAGGACTCTCCCATTGCCATCACACGCTTTGCCCGCCCTGTATCTAACCTGCACGCCTCGTCCGCGACACTGCGACCCCCTCAGCTGTGTTTTCTTCACGAGAATCGCCTTCGATAATTGACCGGAGCACTGTGAACTGCGCTTCAGGGGCTGGCCTGCACCTGTTCCGACGTCGAGAGCATCCCGAAACGCCAGCGGAGGTCATATACCGCGTCCACGTCGACCGCCATCTCTTGCTGCACCGGGAGACGTGTTCTCCAGGCAGACGGGAGAAAGTCGCGAAGGGAAGTGAAGAAGCTCCAGAAGCAGCACTCACGCGAGCCATTGGGCGCTGCCAGGCCGTTCGCCGGCCGACTGAAGCTGCGTCATCCTGGCTGCCCCACGTCTGCTCTTCCGCTCCGCAATACCCCTCGTCGGCATAGGACTCCGTCATACAACAAAACGAATCATGCCGCCCAAGGATCGCCTAGCTCAGCTCTCCAGACATTTTTCCCATTCACCTGCCCACGACATTCCCCTCAACACCCCCTTCTCCATTCAGAGCAAGATCGTTGACGACTTTGCTGCAACGGGATCGGGAGAAACATTCAACAAGCCCGAACAACGACGAGACTTGTCCCAATCCGCAGTATCacaagaggaagaaggcaagcGATCCAAGCCCGCCGCGTCCACCATGTCCAACCAACCACCACACCCGACCCTCCTCATCCCGGGCCCCATTGAATTCGACGATGCCGTCCTTCAATCCATGTCCCACTACTCCGAATCCCACGTTGGCCAGCCATTCGTCAATTGCTTTGGCGATGTGCTGTCAATGCTGCGAAAGCTCTTCATCTCCACCGACCCCAATGCACAGCCCTTTGTCATCTCAGGCTCAGGGACACTAGGCTGGGATCAAGTCGCTGCCAACTTGACAGAGCCTGGCGAGGATGCTCTCGTCCTTCACACTGGCTACTTTGCAGATAGCTTCGCCGACTGCTTCGAGACGTACGGAGTCAAGGCTACACAACTCAAGGCTCCCATTGGAGATCGACCACAGCTTGATGAGATCGAAAAGGCattgaaagagaagaagtacaAGGTCATCACGGTCACACACACCGACACCTCAACTGGTGTCCTTTCCGAGATCGAACCTCTGTCCAAGCTCGTCAAGCAAGTGTCTCCCGAGACCCTTCTCATTGTCGACGGTGTCTGCTCCGTCGGTTGTGAAGAGATCCGCTTCGACGAATGGGGCGTCGACGCCGTCATCACCGCCTCCCAAAAAGCCATTGGCTGTCCTGCCGGTctctccatcgtcttcgcaTCCGGCCGCGCCATTCAGACGTTCAAGAATCGCAAGACCCCTCCCAACTCATACTTCGGCTCATGGAAGAACTGGCTACCAATCATGCAAAACTACGAGGCAAAGAAGCCTTCGTACTTCGCCACACCTTCTCCTCAACTGATCCACGCCCTCCACACATCCCTCACACAGATCCTCTCGATCCCACTCGAACAGCGCTTCCAACGACACAAGGAAGTTAGCCAaaagatcaagaaggctgTTGCAGACCTTGGGTTGAAGCAATTGGCTAGCAAGCCGGAGAACCAGGCCAATGGTATGACGGCGATATATCTGCCCAATGACCTCAAGCCTCCGGAGATTCTGCCCAACTTGTTGAAGAAGGGCGTCATCTTCGCCGGTGGTCTACACAAGGAGATCGCGACCAAGTATATTCGATTCGGACACATGGGTGTTTCGATTATGGATCCTCAAAGGGATGATGTAGATCGCGCATTGCAGAGTTTGAAGGATGCGCTTGGAGAGGTAGGATACAAGGCGCCGTAAATGGAAGATGTGTTAAGAGGAGGACTATGTAGATGAAAGAGAAATGTAGTGGCGCCGCAACGTGCAGGTGTGATGTATCGATCTTCTTCCAATGGCATCAATGATATACATATACCCATATGCAGCATATATGAAGAGATGTTCACTTTCATCTATTCCCATGGGAGTGAAAAGCTGACACTCATGATGACGAGCTAGTAAAGTAAGATCACATGCTTTGATTACAGGTCTACGAAACCGACGAGTAAACAATAGCTGGAGACAGAGGGAGGAGCATCGACCATCCTCACCCCTCGACCAACTGACCAGGGCACGGGATTGACACTATTCTGCCATCTGGTCTCGAGCTACGTAACAAACTGGAGACCAGCGAGAGACTGCTCAAAGAAGGTAAAGATCCAAATGCATATTTGAATATGCTTTCAATCTCGCAGACGAACACATTGATGCTCAAGATAGTTACAATTTTACAATATCCCATCCCACCTCAATCAGAATTTAAAACAAAACCCCGTCAACCACCGAGCTAGTTACTCAAGAAACCAAACACAACTCccccgcctcctcctcccacgTCCTCGGTCTCATGGCAATTTCAACTTCCCGTCTTCGATTCACTTCATCCACTTCCTTCCTCATGAGTACTCTCAATCTCATCGCGATGAGAACTTTCCATGCGAGTTGTTTTCTTCGTTGGATGAGGTCCCGCCAGTGGGAGAGGACGAGTTTTTGGAGGAGGGTGCTGTGGTAGAGGGCTGTTGAGGAGGCTGGTGATGTGGATACTGATGTTGAAGGTTGGCTTGATGTGGTGGTTGAGTGGAGAAGTTGGGCGTATTGGGCGATTGCGCCGGATTTGCGGACTGGTGGGGAGGATGGGAGGGAGGGGGCGGGGGATTGGGAATATGGGGATGAGGAAAGGATTGTGCGTTCGGGGATGTAGCGGTAGCGGGTTGCCATTTTGTTCTTGGTTTGGTTGGTCGGTTGGTCGGTTGGTCTTGTGGTGTTGGGTGGTTGTGGGTTTAGAAGATCAGTGATGCCCAGTAAGGACTGAGAGTCTCGGGATCGATGTTGTTGGATATAGTCTTGGAGAAGATTCCTGATTGATGATTTCTTGTGTTGATTGATGTGATCCGCTTGTGTTGTAGTGAATTGAGGGAGGCGTCCTTGATGCTTCCTCAAAGTTCGACTTGGCGAAGGTATTGCTTCGATGATTGTCCGTTGAGTGATGCGATGTCTCGAGACTGTAACTTGCTGTTTGTACTACCACTTGAGTTGGAAGATGAGTTGATTGATATCGTCCATGTAGCAGGCGTAGAAGCACACCTATATCTCTCTTCGAACGACTCTCCGACAACGCGATGATCTCCATCTTTCCTAGAGCAACGTTCCGACATCTCGCGACGACAGAAGTAGAGCTACATGGGAAGTCACGGAACATCATCGAAAGCTATGGGTTCTGGCCTGAGGTTTTGGTACTAGCCGCGAATGTACCGTCGTTCTCGCAGCGCCACAGGAGACACGACTCCTTCAATCAAAATGCTTGTGAACACAAGGATGTCAGAAGTGATATACTTGAAAAAGTTGGAAAAGTACATACACTGGCTATTCTACAAGTAAATCCGCAATACATCCGATCATCGCCATTGTCATCCAGCAACCCTACCATTTCCATGACAACTTCGCAAAGAACACCAATTCGTGTCATCCCTCGTGCTGATGCCATCGAGGTACCCGAAGACTACCCCAGGTACCCCATGCCTCCGACCTATTCTCGTCACCTCTGCCTCCCACGCCGCCCTCCCGAATTCCTCCTCATTAGTACCACCCACCACTACTTCCCCGGACTCGCCTGCTGCTGAGGTCTGCCAACTCCTGGGACCACCCCACGGGGAAGCGTGGCCCAGTGCGGAGAAGGCGCGGACCTCATTTCTTGCGTGGAAGGTCGCACGATCCCGTCGGACCAGTGCTCCGTTTGACGCCAAGTGCTGAAGGTGTCCTTTGCAGAGACTGATGATGGGGTGGAAGTAGTGCTATTCTGCTGCGCGTTGCTCGACTGCCCGGAAGCGGACTTGCTGATTTCGACAGCTTTGGCTTTTAATGCTGTTGTGGCGATTTTGTCGAGGTTGTTGCTTGTTGCCGTAGTTGTGAGAGGTTTGGTGGCGGTATTGGGTACCACTGCTCTGCGGCCTAGCAGGAATGGGAGGTCGCTTTGAAGAGAGATGACAGAGGAGTGGAGCGCGCGATTTGATGGCATTTTGTTGACGTCGTTGATGAAGACTCTGCTGTTTGTGTGCAATATTTTACGTTGAGGTCAGTGGAGTACAGCATCTTGTGCTTGCTTGGTCTGCAATGTTATAAGGCGTGACCTCGTCCATGGATCGTAATTGAGCCGTTGATCCGAACAGCAGGAAGACAAAGTCCACGCATCGCTTCGATCATCTGTCGCGGGCATATCCGGCATACTGATCAGGTGGCATACACGTCAAAAAAGTGTTCGTGGATCGCGAAATGACAGTGATGTAGCTCTCGTACTGTTTGCGGACCTTAGCTATCCTTACCTCACAAAGCTCCCATGCAAAGTCAGCCAGATGGGAAGTGCAATTGGTCCACGGACTTTCTTGCAGGTGTAGCTTTCCCGATTATGCCAGGGCATGTGGTTGTCCTGTAGTCCAGGTTTTCTATTCGCTGGAGTGAAAGGTGAAGTCCGTATAGGGCGCTATCGTAGCTCCCGAGGACCGGGTGGAATAGCAACAAGTGACAGGGGTGACCCGATGTCTTCCGTCGTAACTTCCATGCATTGTCGTGGGCGATTGGAGCATTCTCACTGTCGCGAAGAAGCAATGGGCTTGATGAACGGATGCTCGTCGCTCAGGCTTCAGAGTCACAATACACACGTGGTGTCAGAAACAGCTAGATGGCAACGGGAGCTTCGCAGAGTCGACTCCTGTAATCTATTAGAGTCATCGAGCCGAAGCCTGTACTGTCAATTGTGCAGTTCGCGGCGTGTAACATCGACACGAATGCGTCGTTCGTCTTTGGACCTGTTCTCCTGCACGTGTGTcgcaaaaaaaaaaaaaaaaaatgcagagcagagcctCCATTCTTTCCGGCTACGGCTGACTGACAGCGAGTCCTTGTTCGATAGCTGCAGCGGCGAGAGAACGACGTAAGGCCTGGAGAGACGATGCTCGCAGAAATGTTGCATGCCACAATTGTGTGTCTGGAAACAAAGTGCTCGGCTTACAGTGCATAGTGATACTATCATCACGCGAAATGATAGCAACTGCAGAATTGCGATGCACTCTCATGCAATGCTTGACCGCAGAGCCCTTCTATCAAGCGTGTTAGCACACTCGGGGTCCCTTCGATAATTCGTAGGCATTCGCTACTCGCAGTCATCCGATACAAAGGGAAGCGGTGACATTGTGCTGCCGAGGAGGTGTCGCAGATGTGCTCAGACCGAACGCCCAGCACTGGCGCGACGAGTGCAAGCGACTTCCTCGCGTGTTTGCGTCTGGCTCAGGGATCCCAGTCGTTCTTCTATCATTTGGGCTGCGGATGGCGCCATTTGATCTGTCCCAGGCCTGTACAGCACCATCCGGAGGGAGTTCAGGAAGTGAAgtcctcatcatctcctATTCGGCTTACGCGACGAATGTGATAGTCAGCCTTCTGAAATATGAGTTCTCAGGGCAGGTTCCAGGGTCATTTTCTGCACGATCTGGGCATCAGCCACGATGGTCATGCCTTGCTGTCGAGAGTCGTCTGAGGTCCCGTCAAGCATCGGAGCATGTGTTTTAGAGCTTCGGTAGTCGCGGCACACAGTGAAGATGGCGCCTTCTGAACTTTCGTGAGTGCCAAGTCAGGAGGTGTTTGCAGCGAAAGGCTTCGCGGCGGTGGCGGACACGCGCGCGCAAGGCAAGGTGGAATGTGACGCCAGCTTGCTGGTTCCGACCACGTTGTGCGATTCAACAAGCCGCATCTCTCAGCACCATGTCCATGTCCTGGGCACGCACGTGACGGGCGGAGGACCGCGCCCCATCTCACCTCACCGCCACCACGCCTCATCTGCGACGCTCCTGAGCAGCGCGCGAGCTGCCTGTTGAGCTCTAGCCGGGCAATCTGCGAGCGGCGAGGAGGGAGATTGTGCGAGATGGTGGGTGTTATGATTGTCCGAGACGGCGTCGGCGGCGCTCGTGCGTTGCTTCGATAAGTCGGCCGCTTGCCAGCAACGAGATTGCATCAGAAggcttcgccgccgccgcagccgTTGGAAGGAGCGGCGCTTGAGCGTTTGTGGAATATCGCTCAACTTCCAATGCCAATCGCGAGCGCCGAGGCTCGACAAACGTGACCGCACTAACGAGAGCCCGAATTAGCACGAAACACGAGGCGGCGAAGGCTGAACGCGACAATGCGAGGACAGAGTCGGCAGCATCGCGACATGTGGCCGCCATCACGAGCACCGAGCACGAGAGACGAAAACACGACGTGCAGAAGAGGCCGAAGTGCTGGCGCGCACCCGGGGCGTGCAGAGTGAATGCACGGCGTGCAATTTGTGCGGTCGACTACCCTCTCTAGGCGAGCAAGCGACGCGAGATGAATGCACGCGCGATGGAGCCAGTTGGGCCTGCAGGCAGAGCAGAGGAGTATCGCCAGGCGCAGATTGTACTCAACCAACGCGCTCCGCCAGGACAGACCGCGACGCCGTCCTGCGCGCGCAGTGGAAGACAGCTGAATACACAGCGGCGACGATGAGCAGCGAATACCAGGCCGTTGCTGGGCGCAAGCAGAGTCTGGTACCTGCAGCGGGCGGCTGCTGCCCGCCCAAAACAGCTTAGGAGCTAACTTTACCTCTGGCCTCAGCCTCTTTTCGGGAACATGTCAGGCACGGGCCAATCACGCCGCTCACTGCCCATCTTGGACAACATAGACTTTGTGACCGTTTAGTCAAACTAAATTGCGCCTGGCCACGACGGACATGAATCGACGACCAGGGGCATTGCCGGCGCCTGTGCCCTCCCACGGCCTCCACTACATACATACTGCCCTCGCGTTGACTCGTCGCTCTTTCTCACGAACATCTTCTGTTTCGCGACAACACGCTCTCTTGTCTTTCGGGACCCTTACGCTCTTTAGCACTTCACTCACTCTTTTCACCCGTGTTGCCTCCGGCAGGGTCGATTCCTCGCCGCTAACTTCACTTCCGTCGCATCTTCTTTTATAGAAAACAGATCCCATTCGAAACCATGTTCACCAAGGCCACTCTCTTCGCCGCCTTGTTGGCTGGCGCCTCTGCCAACACCCCACCAAGCTACGGTGGTGGTGAGCAGCCAAAGGGCTACGACTACCCagtcgacagcagcagctacCCAGCCGAGCCAACCCACGATGCTACCTATCCCGCTGTTTACCCAACGGAATCGAAGCACGCTGAGTACCCGACCGAGTCGAAGCCTTACGTCTACCCAACTGCTTCGTACCCAACCGAGGAGCACCCAACATACACCAAGCCTGCTGAGGACAAGCCCACCTACCCAGCAACTTACCCGGCTCACGAGGACAAGCCAACCGAGCCAGCGAAGCCATACCTCCCAGAGACCTACTCCTCGGCCAAGCCATCGAAGTTCACCAAGACTTCTGATGACTACGTCTACGCTACTCTCACCAAGACCGACTACGTGACCATCACcaaggatggcaagccaTACGTCACAACCACTGAGTCTGTGTACACTACCTACTGCCCAGTGAGTACAGTCATAGGTGGAAGCTCTACGCAAGCCACAACACGTGAAGCAGTGACTATCGCTTACACCTATTATTCTCAGGAGTCTGAGAAGACGAAGTCTGTCTACCAGCCAGAGAAGCCGAAGGAGACCTACCCAGCTGAGAAGCCAAAGGAGACCTACCCAGCAGAGAAGCCAAAGGTACGTACAATCCTGGATCGTACTCTGTTCGTTTCGAAGCTTCCATCGAAGTGCACCCTCTTCGTTCCGAAGTTTCCATCGAAGTGCACCCTCTTCGTTCCGAAGCTTCCATCGAAGTGCACCCTCTTCATTTCGAAGTTTCCATCGAAATGCACCCTCTTCATTTCGAAGTTTCCATCGAAATGCACCCTCTTCGTTTCGAAGCTTCCATCGAAGTGCACCCTCTTCGTTTCGAAGCTTCCATCGTATTTCTTACTGACAATTTTCGACAGGAGACCAAGCCTGTCTATCCTGAGCAACCAAAGGAGAGCAAGCCTGTCTATCCTAACAAGCCATACGGAACTGGCTACCCAGAGAAGAAGCCAGTTCCTTCTGGCTACCAGAGCAAGTCTGAGGTTGTCTACGACAAGACTCTGACCTACACTCAAGGCTATGGTGCTTCCACCActgtcatcaccaccaccgtcaAGTCGACTTCCACTGTCTACCTCACCGAGACCAAGTACGCTCAAAA comes from the Cercospora beticola chromosome 4, complete sequence genome and includes:
- a CDS encoding uncharacterized protein (BUSCO:EOG092640ZF): MASRLVLVLGDLFIPDRAIDIPAKFKKLLTPGKISQILCLGNLTSPSVYHFLRNLAPDLQLVKGDFDIPLASTSAQDGPNTAPGAGFPIPTALSKVVTHGSLRIGFTHGDSIIPPGDPDALLIAARQMDVDVLCWGGTCKFEAYEMEGKFFVNPGSATGAVSWSDETLGGDDEDDANTPSFVLMDVQGDVLVLYVYQLKKDAEGNENVGVEKVSFRKNA